CCGCCAACTCCGTCACGCTCAGCGCCGCGCAGGAGGACGCGCTCAAGGCGTTCGTCGCCGCGGGCAACGGGTTCGTCGGCGTCCACGACGCCGCCCGCGCGCAGTCCACATCGGACTGGTTCACCGGCCTGATCGGCACCCGGCCCGCCACCAGCCCCGATTCGGTGCAGCAGGCCGTGGTCGACGTGACCGACCGGCAGCACCCCGCCAACGCCGGCCTGCCGCTGAACTGGACCCGCTCCGACCAGTGGCTGAACTGGAGCCCGAACCCGGTCGGCCAGGTGCACACGATCGCGCAGGTCGAGGAGTGGAAGTACCAGCCGGGCCAGGGCGGCAACGGCGCGTTCCACCCGGTTTCCTGGTGCCGCGACTACTCCGGCGGCCGCTCCTTCTACACCGGCATGGGCCGCACCGTCGAGAGCTGGACCACCGACCAGCTCTTCCGCGGCCACCTGCTCGGCGCGATCCGCTGGACCACCGGCATGGTGCGCGGCGACTGCAAGGCCACGATCGCCTCGAACTACACCGTCGAGCGGCTCACCAAGCCGAACCAGTCCGGCCAGCTCGACCAGATCGGCGAACCGCACGGCCTGACCATCGCCCCCGACGGCAAGGTGTTCTACATCGGCAAGGCCGCCTGCCCCTCCGGTCCGATCGTGGACTGGAACGATCCGAACGTCGGCCTCGGCTGCGGCACCATCCACCAGTGGGACCCGAAGACCAAGCAGGTCAAGCTGCTCACCACGCTGCCCGTGATGGGCAACCGCGGCAGCGGTGACGAGCTGGTCAAGAACGAGGAAGGCCTGATCGGCATGACGCTCGACCCGGACTTCGCGCGCAACGGCTGGTTCTACGTCTACTGGATGCCGCACGAGTCCATCGACCGGGAGAAGCGGATCGGCCAGCGCACGGTGTCCCGCTTCACCTACGACGCCGCGCGGCAGACCATCGACCAGGCCACCCGCAAGGACCTGCTGCAGTGGCCGGCCCAGATCCACAGCTGCTGCCACGCGGGTGGCGGCATGGCCTTCGACGACGCGGGCAACCTCTACATCGGTGTCGGCGACAACAACTCCTCCGGCGGCTCCGACGGCTACTCCGGCAACAACTGGACCGCCGAGTACCAGGGCACGTCGTTCCAGGACGCGCGCCGCACCTCGGGCAACACCAACGACCTCAACGGCAAGATCCTGCGCATCCACCCGGAGCCGGACGGCACCTACACGATCCCGCAGGGCAACCTGTTCACCGGCGCCGAGGAGGGCGGCGGCAAGACCCGGCCGGAGATCTACGTGATGGGCGTGCGCAACATCGCCCGCCTGGCGATCGACCGGCAGCACGACTGGCTCACCGCGGGCTGGGTCGGCCCGGACGCCGGCGCGCCGAACCCCGAACTGGGCCCGGCCAAGTACGAGACGGCGACCGTCATCACCTCGGCGGGCAACCAGGGCTGGCCGTACTGCATGGGCAACCGGCAGCCCTACCGTGACCGCAGCAACACCGACGCGAGTGTGCTCACCGGCTGGTACGACTGCGACAACCTGAAGAACACCTCGCCGCGCAACACCGGCCTGGTGGACATCCCGCCCGCGCGGGACAACGCGATCTGGTACTCGCCGCAGGGCGGCGGGCCGGTCTACCCGGCGCGCGCGGACGGCAGCGGCATTCCGTCCTATGTGGAGTCCGAGGCGACCTACACCGAGCCCTACCTCAAGGGCGGCGGGCAGGCCGTGATGTCCGGCCCGACCTACCACCGCGCCGAGGTGAACACCGCCAGCGGCGTCGCGTGGCCGGCGTACTGGGAGGACAAGTGGTTCATCGGTGACGAGTCCAACGGCAACAACCGGATCGCGGTGACGCTGGACCCGGCGCGCGTGCCTGCGCAGGGTGCGCCCGCGTTCGCCGAGGACCTGCGGCAGATCATCAAGGGCGGCGGTGGCGACACCGGCCTGCAGAGCTGGATGGACGCCAAGTTCGGCCCGGACGGCGCGCTGTACCTGCTGGACTACGCGGGCGGCTTCTTCAGCCTCGACCCGAACCAGAAGCTGCTGCGCATCACCTATCACGGCGGCGCGGCGACCCCGGCCCCGGAGTCGGCGACCGTCGGGACCACCACCCAGGCCGGCCCGATGACGATGGCGTTCAACAGCGCCAAGGCCGGTGGCGTCGCGTGGCGCTGGGACTTCGGGGACGGCACCACGTCCACCGAGGCCAACCCCCAGCACACCTATCTGCGCGGCGGCACCTACTACGCGACCCTGGAGGTCACCTACGCCGACGGGACGAAGGCCACCGCGAACCTGCCGGTGACCGTCAGCTGCCCGGCGCCGGACGCCCGGCAGAAGGTGTGGTTCCTGGACAGCGAAACCGCGGTGCCCAACCGCAACATCGGCCTCGGCTGCACGATCAACGACCTGGTCGACGACGAGCGGCCGTGGGCGAGCCACGACGCGTTCACCACGTACGCCACCGATGTGGTCACGAAGCTGCGTGGCTTCGGGCTGCTGTCCGACAAGGAGGCCAACCAGCTGATCCGGGCCGCCTCGGCGTCGCAGGTGGGCCGGTCCACCGCCTACGAGTGGCTTTTCGACGGCACCTCGATGAACGGCTGGACCCAGGCGCCGGACGGCCGGTTCGATCTGCAACCGGACGGCACCCTGCACAGCGCCGGTGGCATGGGCATGCTGTGGTACTCCGGCAAGGCGTTCGGCGACTTCTCGGTGCGGCTGCAGTTCCGCGACGTGGCGCCCGCCGGCGACCGGGCCAACAGCGGCGTGTTCACCCGGTTCCCCGACGTGCGGACACCGCTGGAGCAACGCCCGCCGGGCAGCTGCGGCACGGTCGGCTCGGCGCGGACGTCGCAGGCGTGGGTCGCGATCTACTGTGGACAGGAGATCCAGATCAACGACAACACCGCCGGTGACGCGCAGAAGACCGGTTCCGTCTACAACTTCTCCCAGGTGGGACTGGACCGGGCGATGCCGACGCCGAAGGGCGTGTGGAACGACTACGAGGTGCGGGTGACCGGCCAGCACTACACGATCATCCGCAACGGCGTGGTGATCAACGAGTTCGACAACACGCCGGGCAAGCAGTCCTCGCGCGCCGGTGACCCGCCGACCGATCTGCGGCAGTTCTTCAGCGGGTTCATCGGGCTGCAGAACCACAGCGACCGCGACGTGATCGAGTTCCGCAACATCCGGGTGCGGCAGCTCTAGCAATCCCGATCCCCCGGTGGCGCCGCCGCGGCGGCGCCACCGGCTCCACCCTGCGAGGAATCCCATGAGAATTCTGCGTGGCGCGCTGGTGGCCGCGACGGCGGGACTGTGCCTGCTCACCGGCACGACCACCGCCGCGATCGCCGAGCCCGTGCCGATCACCGCGGCGGCGGAACAGGTGCTGACCTGGACCGCCGACGACAGCATGACCGAGTACGCCTCGGCGCCTGCCACAGCGGTCGCGGGCACGGCGACCATCGTGTTCGAGAACAGCACCGAGACCGGCAACACCACCGGCATGACCCACACGCTGACCTTCGACACCTCGACGCCGGGCTACAACCACGACGTCGACCTCAACATCACCGCCAGCCCGCTGGACGCCGAGCACGGGCTGCACCAGGCGCAGGTGACCCTCACGCCGGGCAAGTACCGCTACTACTGTGCGATGCCCGGGCACACGATGAGCGGCGAGCTGATCGTCACCGAGAGCGGCGAGCAGGACACCACGCCGCCGGAGGTGACCGCGACCGTCGACGGCACCACCGACCCCGACGGCAACTACGTCGGCACCGCCACCCTCACCCTCACCGCGACCGACGACAGCTCCGGCGTCGGCAGCGTGGAGTACACGCTCGACGACGACACCTACCGCCCCTACAGCGGCCCGGTCACCATCACCGCGCCCGGCGCGCACACCGTGCACTACCGCGCCACCGACAAGGCGGGCAACGCCAGCGACCCCAAGACGCTGGTGATCAACGTCGTGCAGCCGAACGAGGACGCCACCGCGCCGACGGTGAACGCCAGCGTCGCGGGCGAGCGCAACGACGCCGGGAACTACGCGGGCAGCGCCACCGTGACGCTCACCGCGACCGACAGCGAGTCCGGCGTCGCGAAGATCGAGTACACAATGGACGGCGGGGCCTACGCGACGTACAGCCAGCCGGTCGTGCTGGGAACGGGCACGCACACGCTGACCTACCGCGCCACCGACAAGGCAGGCAACACCAGCGAGCCGAAAACCCTGACGGTGCAGGTGGATCCGCTCGGTGACGTCGTCGCGCCGTTCGTGACCGCCGATCTGGACGGGGAGCTGAACACCGAGGGCTCCTACGCCGGCAAGGTCACGCTCGTCCTGGCGGCCACCGACACCGAGTCCGGGATCGCCTCGATCGAGTACGACCTGGACGGCGCCGGGTTCGTCCGCTACGGCCAGCCGGTGACCATCACCGCGGTCGGCACGCACATGCTGCACTACCGCGCGACCGACCGGGCCGGCAACACCAGCGCCGTGCAAATGCTGTCGTTCACCATCGCCGAAGCGGGCGACCTGACCCCGCCGGTGGTCACCGTGCAGCTGGCCGGGCCGCAGAACTGGTCGTGGGACTACGTCGGCCCGGTGACGGTCACGCTGGCCGCGACGGACGAGGCCTCCGGCGTCGCGCGCATCCAGTACTCGCTGGACGGCAACGTGTTCACCCGCTACCACAAGCCGTTCGTCGTCGACCACGTCGGCACCCACACGATCCGCTACCGCGCGACCGACGAGGCGGGCAACACCAGCGAGACCGGCAGCGTCACGTTCACCGTCGTGTCGTCGAGCGGCCCCTCGAAGCAGGAGCGGCAGCCGAACCCGGCGTTCGAACGCATGGTGTGACTCCTCTCCACGAAAGGACCTTTCCATGGCCAAGATGACGCGGCGTGCCGTGCTCGGCACCGCGGCGGCCGGGCTGGCCGCGTCGGTGCCCGGCGTCGCGGCGGCCGCCCCGCTGCGGGCGGCGGGCACGACCCGGCGGATCACGATGTACGCCGAGAAGATCTCCGACGAGTTGTACGGCTACGGCCTCGCGCCCGGCGGGGCGACGGTGCCCGGGCCGGTGCTGGAGATGTGGGAGGGCGACACCCTCGAAATCGACCTGGTCAACACGACCGACCGGGTGTTGTCGCTGCACCCGCACGGCGTCGACTACGACGTGAACTCCGACGGCACCCTGATGAACGGCTCCGCGGTGATGCCCGGCCAGACGCGGCGCTACACCTGGCGCAGCCACGTGGGTTACCGGCGGGCGGACGGGTCGTGGGCCGAGGGCACGGCGGGCTACTGGCACTACCACGACCACGCGATGGGCACCGAGCACGGCACCGAGGGTGTGCTCAAGGGCCTGTACGGGGCGCTGGTGGTGCGGCGGCAGGGCGATCTGCTGCCGAAGCGGCAGTTCACCGTGGTGTTCAACGACATGACGATCAACAACCGGGCGCACCACGACGCGCCGACGTTCGAGGCGAACCTCGGCGAGCGGGTGGAGTGGATCGCGATCGGGCACGGCAGCAACTTCCACACCTTCCACCTGCACGGGCACCGCTGGCTGGACAACCGCACCGGGATGCGAACCAGCGAGTACGACCCCAGCCCGCTGATCGACATCAAGGACCTCAACCCCGGGGTGTCGTTCGGGTTCCAGGTGATCGCCGGTGAAGGGGTCGGGCCCGGCATGTGGATGTACCACTGCCACGTCCAGAACCACTCGGACATGGGGATGGCCGGGATGTTCCTGGTCCGCAACGCCGACGGCACCATGCCGGCCGGTGTCCACGAGCACTGATTTTCTGGGAAGGAGAGCGGCATGTGTGGTGGTGTTCCGGTCGTCTTCGACCGGCGCAAGTTCCTGGCGGGTGTGGCGGCGACGGCGGCCGGGGTGGCGGCGGTGGCGGCGGCGCCGGTGGCGGCCGCGTCGCCGGGGCGGCGGATCCCGAACAGCCGGATCGGGTTGCAGATGTACTCGGTGCGGGACGCGTTCATGTCCCAGCCGGAGGCGGTGCTGCGGGCGCTGGCGCGCGCCGGGTACCGGAACCTGGAGTTCGCCGGTTTCCCCGGTGGCACGGACCCGGCGCACGCGCGGGAGGTCCGGCCGCTGCTGGACAAGTACGGCCTGCGGGCGGTGTCCAGCCACCACGGGTACGCGGAGTTCCTGGACGACGCGCGGCTCGGTGAGCTGATCGAGATGGCGCGGATCCTGGGGCAACGCTACATCGTGTGCCCCGGCGGGGTGCCGGACACGGCGGAGGGTTTCGCCGAGGCCGGGCCCGCGTTCAACCGGGCCGGGGAGCGGATCCGCCGGGCGGGGATGAAACTGGGGTACCACAACCACACCAGCGAGTTCACCGGGCACGGCCCCGACGGGCGGACCTTCTACCAGATCCTGCTGGACGGCTCCGATCCCGAGTTGCTGTACCTGGAGCTGGACATGGGGTGGTCGTCCGCGGCGGGGCTGAGCGCGCAGGAGAACGTCGAGCTGATCCGCGCCAACCGGGGGCGGATGCTGCTGGCGCACGTGAAGGACCTGGACTCCACCGGCAACCTGGCGGACCTGGGCACCGGGGTCGTGGACTACCGCACGATCCTCAGCGGAGCGACCCGGCTGGGCATGCGCGAGTTCATCATCGAGAACGACGACCAGAGCAACCCGCTGACCGATTCCAGGGCCGACCGGATGCACGACTACCTGGCCGCGCTGCGCCTCCGGTAGGGCCAGTTGCGGTTGCGGTGGCTGCGGCTGGGGGTGGCTGCAGTTGCGGTAGCTGCGGTGGCCGCAGCTGTGGCTGCGGCTGCGTGGCCGCGGTTGGGGTTCCGGCTCCGGTGGGGTTTGGCAGGCCCGCCGGAGCCGGGCCGCGCGGTGCGCGGGCCGGCGCGGTCAAATCATCTCCCGCCGCACCGCCCACACCACCGCCTCGATGGGCGTCGCCACGCCGAGGCGGTCGCAGACGGCCCTGATGCGGCGCCGCACGGTCCGGCCGGACAGGCCAACCCGCCCGGCCACCTCCTCCGGCGACAGCCCCTCCGCCAGCAGCCCCAGCAGCACCAGGTCACCGCGGGGCAGGTCGG
The window above is part of the Amycolatopsis thermoflava N1165 genome. Proteins encoded here:
- a CDS encoding ThuA domain-containing protein, with product MRYRRVHEPNRSRRRFHRVLAQLCGLVLLTAVPVLPALAAPAPAPQQQQQAPDPIRVLVFHGPSDRQADPVNTAAAAVQELGRTGGFQADVAADPAVFTPANLARYRGIVFLSANSVTLSAAQEDALKAFVAAGNGFVGVHDAARAQSTSDWFTGLIGTRPATSPDSVQQAVVDVTDRQHPANAGLPLNWTRSDQWLNWSPNPVGQVHTIAQVEEWKYQPGQGGNGAFHPVSWCRDYSGGRSFYTGMGRTVESWTTDQLFRGHLLGAIRWTTGMVRGDCKATIASNYTVERLTKPNQSGQLDQIGEPHGLTIAPDGKVFYIGKAACPSGPIVDWNDPNVGLGCGTIHQWDPKTKQVKLLTTLPVMGNRGSGDELVKNEEGLIGMTLDPDFARNGWFYVYWMPHESIDREKRIGQRTVSRFTYDAARQTIDQATRKDLLQWPAQIHSCCHAGGGMAFDDAGNLYIGVGDNNSSGGSDGYSGNNWTAEYQGTSFQDARRTSGNTNDLNGKILRIHPEPDGTYTIPQGNLFTGAEEGGGKTRPEIYVMGVRNIARLAIDRQHDWLTAGWVGPDAGAPNPELGPAKYETATVITSAGNQGWPYCMGNRQPYRDRSNTDASVLTGWYDCDNLKNTSPRNTGLVDIPPARDNAIWYSPQGGGPVYPARADGSGIPSYVESEATYTEPYLKGGGQAVMSGPTYHRAEVNTASGVAWPAYWEDKWFIGDESNGNNRIAVTLDPARVPAQGAPAFAEDLRQIIKGGGGDTGLQSWMDAKFGPDGALYLLDYAGGFFSLDPNQKLLRITYHGGAATPAPESATVGTTTQAGPMTMAFNSAKAGGVAWRWDFGDGTTSTEANPQHTYLRGGTYYATLEVTYADGTKATANLPVTVSCPAPDARQKVWFLDSETAVPNRNIGLGCTINDLVDDERPWASHDAFTTYATDVVTKLRGFGLLSDKEANQLIRAASASQVGRSTAYEWLFDGTSMNGWTQAPDGRFDLQPDGTLHSAGGMGMLWYSGKAFGDFSVRLQFRDVAPAGDRANSGVFTRFPDVRTPLEQRPPGSCGTVGSARTSQAWVAIYCGQEIQINDNTAGDAQKTGSVYNFSQVGLDRAMPTPKGVWNDYEVRVTGQHYTIIRNGVVINEFDNTPGKQSSRAGDPPTDLRQFFSGFIGLQNHSDRDVIEFRNIRVRQL
- a CDS encoding OmpL47-type beta-barrel domain-containing protein; amino-acid sequence: MRILRGALVAATAGLCLLTGTTTAAIAEPVPITAAAEQVLTWTADDSMTEYASAPATAVAGTATIVFENSTETGNTTGMTHTLTFDTSTPGYNHDVDLNITASPLDAEHGLHQAQVTLTPGKYRYYCAMPGHTMSGELIVTESGEQDTTPPEVTATVDGTTDPDGNYVGTATLTLTATDDSSGVGSVEYTLDDDTYRPYSGPVTITAPGAHTVHYRATDKAGNASDPKTLVINVVQPNEDATAPTVNASVAGERNDAGNYAGSATVTLTATDSESGVAKIEYTMDGGAYATYSQPVVLGTGTHTLTYRATDKAGNTSEPKTLTVQVDPLGDVVAPFVTADLDGELNTEGSYAGKVTLVLAATDTESGIASIEYDLDGAGFVRYGQPVTITAVGTHMLHYRATDRAGNTSAVQMLSFTIAEAGDLTPPVVTVQLAGPQNWSWDYVGPVTVTLAATDEASGVARIQYSLDGNVFTRYHKPFVVDHVGTHTIRYRATDEAGNTSETGSVTFTVVSSSGPSKQERQPNPAFERMV
- a CDS encoding multicopper oxidase domain-containing protein, coding for MAKMTRRAVLGTAAAGLAASVPGVAAAAPLRAAGTTRRITMYAEKISDELYGYGLAPGGATVPGPVLEMWEGDTLEIDLVNTTDRVLSLHPHGVDYDVNSDGTLMNGSAVMPGQTRRYTWRSHVGYRRADGSWAEGTAGYWHYHDHAMGTEHGTEGVLKGLYGALVVRRQGDLLPKRQFTVVFNDMTINNRAHHDAPTFEANLGERVEWIAIGHGSNFHTFHLHGHRWLDNRTGMRTSEYDPSPLIDIKDLNPGVSFGFQVIAGEGVGPGMWMYHCHVQNHSDMGMAGMFLVRNADGTMPAGVHEH
- a CDS encoding sugar phosphate isomerase/epimerase family protein, coding for MCGGVPVVFDRRKFLAGVAATAAGVAAVAAAPVAAASPGRRIPNSRIGLQMYSVRDAFMSQPEAVLRALARAGYRNLEFAGFPGGTDPAHAREVRPLLDKYGLRAVSSHHGYAEFLDDARLGELIEMARILGQRYIVCPGGVPDTAEGFAEAGPAFNRAGERIRRAGMKLGYHNHTSEFTGHGPDGRTFYQILLDGSDPELLYLELDMGWSSAAGLSAQENVELIRANRGRMLLAHVKDLDSTGNLADLGTGVVDYRTILSGATRLGMREFIIENDDQSNPLTDSRADRMHDYLAALRLR
- a CDS encoding helix-turn-helix domain-containing protein; amino-acid sequence: MAEVTDLPRGDLVLLGLLAEGLSPEEVAGRVGLSGRTVRRRIRAVCDRLGVATPIEAVVWAVRREMI